Proteins from one Streptomyces genisteinicus genomic window:
- a CDS encoding MBL fold metallo-hydrolase produces MRIVKQTHACVRLEKDGRTLVIDPGGFSEQDAAAGADVLLVTHEHPDHFDEGRLRAALEANPAAELWTLRSVAERMAPAFAGRVHTVGDGDAFEAAGFAVEVHGQLHAVIHPDIPRITNVGYFVDGAVFHPGDALTVPGRPVETLMLPVHAPWNKISEVIDYVREVAPRRAIDIHDALLTDLARPIYDRQIGALGGADHGRLAPGESRELGGPA; encoded by the coding sequence ATGAGGATCGTCAAGCAGACCCACGCCTGTGTCCGGCTGGAGAAGGACGGGCGCACGCTCGTCATCGACCCCGGCGGTTTCAGCGAGCAGGACGCCGCCGCCGGGGCCGACGTCCTGCTCGTCACCCACGAGCACCCCGACCATTTCGACGAGGGACGGCTGCGGGCGGCGCTGGAGGCGAACCCGGCCGCCGAGCTGTGGACCCTGCGCAGCGTCGCGGAACGGATGGCGCCCGCGTTCGCGGGCCGGGTGCACACCGTCGGCGACGGCGACGCCTTCGAGGCGGCGGGCTTCGCCGTCGAGGTGCACGGGCAGCTGCACGCCGTGATCCACCCGGACATCCCGCGGATCACGAACGTGGGCTACTTCGTCGACGGCGCCGTCTTCCACCCCGGCGACGCGCTCACCGTCCCCGGCCGGCCGGTCGAGACCCTGATGCTGCCGGTGCACGCGCCCTGGAACAAGATCTCCGAGGTCATCGACTACGTGCGCGAGGTCGCGCCCCGCCGGGCCATCGACATCCACGACGCCCTGCTCACCGATCTGGCCCGGCCGATCTACGACCGGCAGATCGGCGCGCTCGGCGGAGCCGACCACGGCCGGCTCGCCCCGGGGGAGTCCCGCGAGCTCGGCGGCCCCGCCTGA
- a CDS encoding exodeoxyribonuclease III — MRIATWNVNSITARLPRLLAWLESSGTDVLCVQETKCTEEQFPADALRELGYESAVHATGRWNGVAIVSRVGLDDVVKGLPGGPEYEGALEPRAVSATCGPARVWSVYVPNGREVAHDHYGYKLHWLEALSAAVAGDAAGDRPFAVMGDYNIAPTDDDVWDTAAFEGLTHVTVPERAALAALRERGLSDVVPRPLKYDHPFTYWDYRQLCFPKNRGMRIDLVYGNAAFTGAVKDSYVDREERKGKGASDHAPVVVDLDT; from the coding sequence ATGCGCATCGCCACATGGAACGTCAACTCGATCACCGCCCGGCTGCCCCGGCTGCTGGCCTGGCTGGAGAGCAGCGGCACGGACGTGCTCTGCGTCCAGGAGACCAAGTGCACCGAGGAGCAGTTCCCGGCCGACGCCCTGCGGGAGCTGGGTTACGAGTCCGCCGTCCACGCGACCGGCCGGTGGAACGGCGTGGCGATCGTGTCCCGCGTGGGCCTCGACGACGTGGTCAAGGGTCTGCCCGGCGGTCCGGAGTACGAGGGCGCCCTGGAGCCCCGCGCCGTCTCGGCGACCTGCGGCCCCGCCCGCGTCTGGTCCGTCTACGTACCGAACGGCCGGGAGGTCGCCCACGACCACTACGGCTACAAGCTCCACTGGCTGGAGGCGCTGTCCGCCGCCGTCGCCGGGGACGCCGCCGGCGACCGGCCGTTCGCGGTGATGGGCGACTACAACATCGCCCCCACCGACGACGACGTGTGGGACACCGCCGCCTTCGAGGGCCTCACCCACGTCACCGTGCCCGAGCGCGCCGCGCTCGCCGCGCTGCGCGAGCGCGGGCTGAGCGACGTCGTCCCGCGCCCGCTGAAGTACGACCACCCCTTCACGTACTGGGACTACCGGCAGCTGTGCTTCCCGAAGAACCGGGGCATGCGCATCGACCTCGTCTACGGCAACGCGGCGTTCACCGGTGCCGTCAAGGACAGTTACGTCGACCGCGAGGAGCGGAAGGGCAAGGGCGCGTCGGACCACGCACCGGTCGTTGTCGACCTGGACACGTAG
- a CDS encoding DUF6278 family protein, with amino-acid sequence MNIPFLDNWLRRHADDGERDGPVTAQDGDPERAEAITELLSECELLRARAKQAGLELDDSPGSLSALDQLPPRWRDDPEELPWLGNDAGLYLGTVIVRTVPGAAWHIWPGGHPVVRLASGREIGVVEAGLDWAVNGAPELSHVYAEAAEA; translated from the coding sequence ATGAACATCCCTTTCTTGGACAACTGGCTCAGGCGCCACGCCGATGACGGGGAGCGCGACGGGCCCGTCACGGCCCAGGACGGCGACCCCGAGCGCGCCGAGGCGATCACCGAGCTGCTGTCCGAGTGCGAGCTGCTGCGGGCGCGTGCCAAGCAGGCCGGGCTCGAACTGGACGATTCCCCGGGGTCGTTGTCGGCGCTCGACCAGCTGCCGCCGCGCTGGCGCGACGACCCCGAGGAACTCCCCTGGCTGGGCAACGACGCCGGCCTCTACCTGGGCACCGTGATCGTGCGCACCGTCCCGGGAGCGGCCTGGCACATCTGGCCCGGCGGCCACCCGGTCGTCCGGCTGGCGTCGGGCCGCGAGATCGGCGTGGTGGAGGCCGGCCTGGACTGGGCGGTCAACGGCGCACCCGAGCTCTCCCACGTGTACGCGGAGGCCGCCGAGGCGTGA
- a CDS encoding amino acid ABC transporter ATP-binding protein, which yields MAVDPLIELRDVNKHFGQLHVLKDIDLTVGRGEVVVVIGPSGSGKSTLCRAVNGLEDVESGTILIDGRPLPPEGRELARLRADVGMVFQSFNLFAHRTVLSNVALGPVKVRGRAKADAERRARELLDRVGLADQADKYPAQLSGGQQQRVAIARALAMDPKVMLFDEPTSALDPEMINEVLEVMQGLAAEGMTMIVVTHEMGFARSAANRVVFMADGRIVEDRSPDDFFTRPESDRAKDFLSKILKH from the coding sequence ATGGCCGTCGATCCGTTGATCGAGCTGCGTGACGTCAACAAGCACTTCGGACAGTTGCACGTCCTCAAGGACATCGACCTCACCGTCGGCCGCGGCGAGGTGGTGGTGGTCATCGGGCCGTCCGGCTCGGGGAAGTCCACCCTGTGCCGTGCCGTCAACGGCCTGGAGGACGTCGAGTCCGGCACGATCCTGATCGACGGCCGGCCGCTGCCCCCGGAGGGCCGTGAACTCGCCCGGCTGCGCGCCGACGTCGGCATGGTCTTCCAGTCGTTCAACCTCTTCGCCCACCGGACGGTGCTGTCGAACGTCGCCCTCGGACCGGTCAAGGTCCGCGGCCGCGCGAAGGCCGACGCCGAGCGCCGGGCCCGCGAACTGCTCGACCGGGTCGGCCTCGCCGACCAGGCGGACAAGTACCCCGCGCAGCTGTCCGGCGGCCAGCAGCAGCGCGTCGCCATCGCCCGGGCGCTCGCGATGGACCCCAAGGTCATGCTCTTCGACGAGCCGACGTCCGCACTCGACCCGGAGATGATCAACGAGGTGCTGGAAGTGATGCAGGGGCTCGCCGCCGAGGGCATGACGATGATCGTGGTCACCCACGAGATGGGCTTCGCCCGCTCGGCGGCCAACCGCGTGGTCTTCATGGCGGACGGCCGCATCGTCGAGGACCGCTCCCCGGACGACTTCTTCACCCGCCCGGAGAGCGACCGGGCCAAGGACTTCCTCTCCAAGATCCTCAAGCACTGA